From a single Candidatus Nanopelagicales bacterium genomic region:
- the nadD gene encoding nicotinate-nucleotide adenylyltransferase encodes MPPTGPVGVMGGTFDPIHLGHLVAASEVAHRFALSEVLFVPTGRPWQKTHRTVTDADHRYAMTIIATAADDRFTVSRVDIDRPGPTYTVDTLRDLAAGPTAGREMFFITGADALQQILTWRDPVEVLRMAHMVGVTRPGHRLAAPDVDPASVSLIEIPALAISSSDIRSRVAAGRPIRYLVPDGVDHYIAKTDLYRDDV; translated from the coding sequence ATGCCGCCGACCGGCCCCGTGGGAGTCATGGGCGGCACCTTCGACCCCATCCACCTCGGTCACCTGGTGGCGGCCAGCGAGGTCGCGCACCGATTCGCGCTCTCCGAAGTCCTGTTCGTCCCCACCGGACGGCCCTGGCAGAAGACGCACCGGACGGTCACCGACGCCGACCACCGATACGCCATGACCATCATCGCCACCGCCGCCGACGACCGATTCACCGTCAGCCGGGTCGACATCGACCGACCCGGTCCCACGTACACGGTCGACACGCTGCGCGACCTTGCGGCGGGACCCACGGCAGGTCGCGAGATGTTCTTCATCACCGGCGCCGACGCGCTGCAGCAGATCCTGACCTGGCGGGACCCGGTCGAGGTGCTGCGGATGGCGCACATGGTCGGCGTCACGCGCCCCGGTCACCGATTGGCCGCTCCGGACGTCGATCCCGCGTCGGTTAGTCTGATCGAGATTCCCGCGCTCGCGATCTCATCGTCCGACATCAGGTCCCGGGTCGCGGCGGGCCGACCGATCCGATACCTCGTCCCTGACGGGGTGGATCACTACATCGCCAAGACCGATCTCTACCGGGACGACGTGTGA